Genomic segment of Ruegeria sp. TM1040:
TTACACTGCAATGAGTCTGAGCCTTTGGGATCTGGTGATTTATGCCAGCGCTGTTTTTGTGCTGTTTCTGACGCCCGGACCGGTCTGGCTGGCCTTGGTGGCGCGGGCGATGTCTGGTGGATTTCACGCTGGGTGGCCGTTGGCGCTTGGAGTGGCGATTGGCGATGTGGTCTGGCCTCTGGTCGCCATCCTCGGAGTCGCGTGGATTACCGCGGCCTCAGCCCAGATTGCACTGGTCTTGAAAGGCGTCGCCGTTCTCGTGTTTGTGCTTATGGGACTCTCGACAATCCGCAGTGCGGGTCAGCCGATTTCAACAAACAGCCGTTTGACCAAGCCCGGACGATGGGCTGGGTTTGTGGCGGGCGTGATTGTTATTCTTGGCAACCCGAAGGCTGCCTTGTTCTATATGGGGATCTTACCCGGGTTCTTTGATCTGTCGCAGGTGACATCGGCAGATATTGCCCTGATTTGCGCGGTTTCCATGGCGGTGCCGCTGATTGGAAACGTGATGCTGGCCGGATTTGTGAGCCAGGTGCGGGTGCTTCTATCGTCTCCGGTGGCGTTACGACGCATGAATCTCGGTGCCGGCTACCTGTTGATCGCTGTCGCCTGCATAATCCCCTTCACTTGAGGAGCCATTGCTCAAGATAGGGCACAAGAGCCTTTGACGGTGGTGGGGTGTTACTGTGTTCCATGCAGAAACCCGTTGCAAGGACATGGTTGAGAAAGCCCTGTATGCCTTCCGCCAGAAGCTCGGGATTGCCGTTTTGGGAAATCTGCCCCTTGGCCTGCATATTGGTTATCCAACGGATGAACAGTGCGATCTGGCGCAGGAAGCCTTCGGTGACGACTTCTTCGATTTCGGCGCCAGTGGTGCCGGAGTAGCGTAGCAACAGATCAAAGATGATCCGATCCTGGGATATGAAATCCAAGAGTGGCGCGAGTCGCTGCGCGATTTCTGCCGGGCTACTTGGTGCAGGTGCGTCTTCCATGTCCTCAATGTAGCGCATGACGCGCGCGCCCAGGATCACTGCCAGCAATCCGTCCTTGTCTCCGAAATGAGAAAAGAACGTGCCCTTTGCAACGCCGGCCTGCGCAACCACGTCTTCGACCCGCAATGCAGAAACACCATGTGAATCAATTATTTCTGCGGCAACCGTCAGCAGTTTAGCACGTGTTTCTAGGCGTCTTCTCTGCGGCGCGCGACCCATGTCTGAATGTCTCCCACATCTAATAAATTGACCAGGGTCAAAAATAAACTTGACCGCGGTCACTTATGGGGTCATTAAATTGACCGAAGTCACATTTAGCAATGCGGAGCCACAAATGTCCACGCGAAAGATTCTCGTTCTGAATGGCCACCCCGGTCAAAATTCGCTCAATAAATCCCTTGCCGATGCCTATCGGCGTGCTGCCGAAGCCGCCGGGCATGAGTTGCGGTATCAGGATCTGTCCCAGATGCAGTTCGATATGGATTTTGGCGAGGGGGGCTATC
This window contains:
- a CDS encoding LysE family translocator; its protein translation is MSLSLWDLVIYASAVFVLFLTPGPVWLALVARAMSGGFHAGWPLALGVAIGDVVWPLVAILGVAWITAASAQIALVLKGVAVLVFVLMGLSTIRSAGQPISTNSRLTKPGRWAGFVAGVIVILGNPKAALFYMGILPGFFDLSQVTSADIALICAVSMAVPLIGNVMLAGFVSQVRVLLSSPVALRRMNLGAGYLLIAVACIIPFT
- a CDS encoding TetR/AcrR family transcriptional regulator, whose product is MGRAPQRRRLETRAKLLTVAAEIIDSHGVSALRVEDVVAQAGVAKGTFFSHFGDKDGLLAVILGARVMRYIEDMEDAPAPSSPAEIAQRLAPLLDFISQDRIIFDLLLRYSGTTGAEIEEVVTEGFLRQIALFIRWITNMQAKGQISQNGNPELLAEGIQGFLNHVLATGFCMEHSNTPPPSKALVPYLEQWLLK